GCGCCGGGCATGACCTCGCATTCGCTGGTGCCCAAGGCGGCAGCGGTGGCTGGTATTGATTACCAGACGCTGTGCTGGCGCATTCTCGAAACGAGTTTCCGGGAGGACGTGTGAGGGGAACCGTCCGCCTCATTGCCTGGGTTTTGGCCATTGCGCTCGTGGCGCTGCCGATCGTCGGCGTGCTGCGCGGATGGTTTGCGGCCAATCGTTGGCCGGTGACCCAGCTGATGGTGCAAGCCGAGTTCAAGCATGTGACCGAGGACGAGCTCCGCACGGTCGTCATGCCGCGTCTCGGCAAAGGGTTCTTCGCGCTCGATATCGATGGCGTGCAGAAGGCCGTGGCCACGTTGCCTTGGGTGGAGTCGGTGGAAGCGCGCAAGCGCTGGCCCGATACGTTGATCTTGCGCATCTACGAGCGCCAGCCGTTCGCACGCTGGAACGAGAAGCAGTTGATCAGCCGCCAGGGCCTGGTATTCGACGTGCCGGATGTGTCCGCCAACACCGATCTTCCGGACCTGCGTGGTCCTGACGCACGCCTTGCCGAGGTGGTGAGCTTCTATGCGGAAACGCAGAAGGCCTTCACCAACACCAAATTGAAAATCACTGGCGTCTCGCTGACCGAGCGCGGCAGCTGGAGCCTCACCACGAGTAGCGGTGCGCAGATCATCATCGGTGATCGCGATCAGGCCGGTCGCCGCCTGCGCCGCTTCCTCGATGTCTATCCACAACTGATGGCGGGCCATTCCGATGGTTTCGCCTATGCCGATCTTCGTTATACCAATGGATTTGCCGTTCGATGGCCGCCCCAGGCGAGCACCGTGAACGCTGGAGGCTCCCCCCGCACATGAAGACCAAGAACGACAAGCAACTGGTGGTCGGCCTCGACATCGGCACCTCGAAAGTGGTGGCGATCGTCGGCGAGTACGAACCGGGTGAGCCGATCGAAGTGATCGGCATCGGCACACATGTGTCACGCGGCATGAAGCGAGGATCGGTGGTGGATATCGAGTCGACCGTGCACTCCATCCAGCGCGCCGTGGAAGAGGCCGAGCTGATGGCGGGCTGCGATATCCGCTCAGTCTATGCATCCATTTCCGGCAGCCACCTGGAAACCAAAAACTCCCACGGCACCGCGCCGATCCGTGATCGCGAAGTGACGCCGGGTGACCTGGAACAGGTGCTGGAAGCGGCGAGCGCCGTGGCGATCCCGGCTGATCGCAAGGTTCTTTATAAGGAGTCGCAGGAGTACCGCATCGACGGCCAGGACGGCATTCGCTCACCGGTAGGCATGAGCGGCGTGCGCCTGGAGGCGAGTGTGCATCTGGTCACCGGCGCAGCGGCGGCGGTGCAGAACATCAGCAAATGCATCCAGCGCTGCGGCCTCACTGTCGATGAGCTGGTGCCGTCGGCTGTGGCCAGCGCCAAGTCTGTGCTGACCGATGACGAACGCGAGCTGGGCGTGTGCCTGGTCGATATTGGCGCGGGCACCACCGACATCTCCATCTATACGCAGGGCGCGATCCGCTACACCAAGTCGCTACCGGTGGGAGGCGATCAAGTCACCAACGACATCGCCTATGGCGTACATACGCCGACCGCTCATGCGGAGGAGATCAAGATCAAGTACGCCTGCGCGTTGGCGCAGCTGGCCCATGCCGAAGAAACCATCCAGGTGCCGAGCGTGGGTGATCGCCCGCCGCGCCGCCTGGCTCGCCAGTCGCTGGCCCAGTCGGTGCAGGCGCGCTACGAGGAAATCTTCGAAATGGTGCAGGACGAGCTGCGCCGCTCCGGCTACGAGAGTCTGGTGGCGGCGGGCGTGGTGCTCACCGGCGGTGCTTCGCGCATGGAGGGTGCACTGGAGCTGGCCGAGGAGATCTTTCACAAGATGGTCCGCATCGGCGTGCCGCAACACGTCTCGGGCCTTGGCGAGGTTGTCGCTAATCCGCTGCACTCCACCGGCGTTGGCCTGCTGCTGCACGGCGCGCGCTCCGGCGGCATGCGCGTGAGCGGGCCGAGCGGCGGCAGCGTGGGTGGCCTGGTCGACAGGCTGCGCGGTTGGATCACCAAGAATTTTTGATTTTCGGATGGGGCAGGAAGCCCCGTCCAGGACGAATGGATATTCGTCCACCACCAAGGGGCGACTGGAATGTCGACACCTGCGGTTACAACGACAACGAAGCTCTACGGAGGACGGGAAATGTTTGAACTGATCGAAAAACTCGCACCGAATGCAGTCATCAAGGTCATCGGCGTGGGCGGCGGTGGTGGCAACGCCGTGGCTCACATGCTCAATGCAAACATCGAAGGCGTCGACTTCGTCGT
This genomic window from Dyella terrae contains:
- the ftsA gene encoding cell division protein FtsA, producing the protein MKTKNDKQLVVGLDIGTSKVVAIVGEYEPGEPIEVIGIGTHVSRGMKRGSVVDIESTVHSIQRAVEEAELMAGCDIRSVYASISGSHLETKNSHGTAPIRDREVTPGDLEQVLEAASAVAIPADRKVLYKESQEYRIDGQDGIRSPVGMSGVRLEASVHLVTGAAAAVQNISKCIQRCGLTVDELVPSAVASAKSVLTDDERELGVCLVDIGAGTTDISIYTQGAIRYTKSLPVGGDQVTNDIAYGVHTPTAHAEEIKIKYACALAQLAHAEETIQVPSVGDRPPRRLARQSLAQSVQARYEEIFEMVQDELRRSGYESLVAAGVVLTGGASRMEGALELAEEIFHKMVRIGVPQHVSGLGEVVANPLHSTGVGLLLHGARSGGMRVSGPSGGSVGGLVDRLRGWITKNF
- a CDS encoding cell division protein FtsQ/DivIB, coding for MRGTVRLIAWVLAIALVALPIVGVLRGWFAANRWPVTQLMVQAEFKHVTEDELRTVVMPRLGKGFFALDIDGVQKAVATLPWVESVEARKRWPDTLILRIYERQPFARWNEKQLISRQGLVFDVPDVSANTDLPDLRGPDARLAEVVSFYAETQKAFTNTKLKITGVSLTERGSWSLTTSSGAQIIIGDRDQAGRRLRRFLDVYPQLMAGHSDGFAYADLRYTNGFAVRWPPQASTVNAGGSPRT